The DNA sequence CGACAACCTCCATCCCTTTAATCACTTTGCCGAATACACTGTAACCCCAGCGTTCATCTTGTGCATCTAAAAAATGATTATCATTGTGATTAATAAAAAATTGGCGAGTGGCAGAATGCGGATTGTTGGTTCTTGCCATGGCAATGGTGCCGCGTTTGTTGCTTAAACCATTGCGGGATTCATTCTCTATTGCTGCAAAAGTGACCGCTTTTTTTCCAGACACCTCAAAACCTCCTCCCTGGATCATAAAATTATTAATAATACGGTGGAAGGTAGTTTGCTTAAAACCATCTGTTTGTACATATTTTAAAAAATTGTCCACTGTTTTGGGGGCTAGTGTTGGATACAATTCAATAATAATGGGGCCTTGGGATGTTTCCATTAAAACAGTTGGATTTTCGTCTGAAAATACAGAGAAGCTAAGAAAGAGCAGAAAAATAGATATTAAGTGTTTCATGGTGTTTCCTTGTATTGATATAAATTAGAATTTTTGCAGCTTGGTATTAAGTTCTGGATCTATCACTATTTCAGTTAACAATAGTGATAACTGCTTATTAAGTTGTGCGCTTATTTTTACACCATCGGCATTAAGGGGAGCTTCTGACACTGTGTGTGAATTAAATGTTTTGCTGAATGTTTTGTTATTCGATTTAAGTTGGATTTTTATAACCACCTCAGAATTTATTTTATGCTTATAGGTGGACTGTTTGACTTTTGCGAGTAATTTAATGAGCTGAACATCTATTTTGTAATCATTGTTAGGAGAAAGGTTTAATCCCTGAGCCACCCATTGTTCATTTAAAGTTTGCTGAATAATCAGACGACTACTGTTTGATTCATTGACCAGTGTTGCAAGGCCGTCACCTGCGCTTATTTCAATTAAATAGTGCGCAATACGTCGATCTTGACTGCTCAGTGACCAAGTGATATTGCTATTAATCGCGGGTATATTTTTTTCAGTGGAAATTTTAGGTTGAATCTGAATGGTATTTGGGACATTGCTGCAAGAAAATAAAAAAAAGGCCGCTGATACTAATGTGAAAAAACGGATTTTTTTAGACCATGTGTGAATCATAACGGATATTCCTACTGGTGAATAAAAGTGAAATAAAGATGATAGCAAATCAGTTTAATTTATGCTGTTTTTAAATAAAAAAGCGAACTGTTTTTTGAATAGTTTGTATCTTAATTGTTAAAATAAGGTGTTTAAAATAAGGTGTTTAAAATATAGATTAAGATCTATTTTATGTCATTAGGTGTTATTTATTAGCCAGCCTTATTGTTATTGAGTATTTTATGTTTTTTTTTAAATACCGCAAAATATTTAAAGATCGTTTATTTGAGATCTTTTTTCTTTACTTGATTTGGTACTACAAGCCTTATGGTCTCTCGCTTTAGAATGGTTATCCACTTTTTCTGTGGATAACTCTGTGGGGAAATTTGTAAAAGCAGCCTGTAGGCCTTATCATTACTTGGTTTTTATTACATTGCAGTAAAAACGAACAAAATAAATTATATAATAAAAACAATGAGTTGAAAATGTCAAATGCATTGTTAGTGGGGCGTTTCGTCATAAGTTAATAAAAATTGAATTGTTATAAAGTCAATATTTAAATGTTAATTATTATTACTTAAAAATAAAAAAATGATTGACATACAAAGAAAGTAATTGATTTTATTCTTGATTATTTAAACGCGATATCTATCCTGTTTACATTAAAAGTTCTCTCAGATAATACTTTTATGGATCTGTTATCTATTTTATTTGCTTATTTAAAATAGCCAAAAATCGCTAAAACAGCCCATATGCCAAACAGATAAGTGACTAAAAAGCAGGGTAGGCAATGTTTTTTTTTGCTAAAGCATCATTTTCACTGTTTTTTTGTTTTAGCCATGCCCCCCTTTTCTACAGGCAACGTAAGCTGGAGTAATCAGTATCTTGGTTGGCATTGATACAGACTGAATTTTTAAACTGTTATTAACTATTTTGCTGTGGTCTATTATGGGGTAATATTAAGATATTTAGGTTAAGTAAGAGGTGATAGATGGATAAACGCTTTCAACTTGTTTCTCAATTCTCACCTGCCGGTGACCAACCCCAAGCCATTGAACAATTAATTAATGGTCTTAAGTCTGGTCTCGCTTTTCAGACATTGCTGGGTGTGACGGGATCGGGTAAAACATTTACCTTAGCGAATGCGATTGCAAAGCTTAACCGTCCGACCTTAATTCTTGCGCCCAATAAAACACTTGCTGCACAGTTATACGGTGAAATGAAAGAATTTTTTCCCAATAACGCCGTCGAATATTTTGTTTCCTATTATGATTATTATCAGCCTGAAGCCTATGTACCCAGTTCAGATTCTTTTATCGAAAAAGATGCGGCTATTAACGCGCATATTGAACAGATGCGCCTTTCTGCGACCAAAGCGCTCTTAGAACGTAAAGATGTCGTCTTAGTGGCTTCCGTCTCAGCAATCTATGGTTTGGGTGATCCAACCGCTTATTTGCAAATGATGCTGCACCTCACTGTCGGGGAGATAATATCAAGCCGTGAGATACTGCAGCGTTTAGTCGATTTACAATATAACCGTAATGAAACCGAGCTAAGTCGCGGTACCTTTCGCGTACGTGGTGAAGTGATTGATATCTTTCCTGCAGATTCGGAAAAAGAAGCCTTACGAATTGAGTTGTTTGATGATGAGGTCGAGCAAATTTCAGTGTTTGATCCGCTTACCGGCCAAGGAATAGATAAGCTTGCGCGTGTGACCGTTTACCCTAAGACCCATTATGTTACTCCGCGAGAGCAAATCCTTAAAGCCGTCGACGCGATTAAAGTAGAGCTTAATGAGCGTAAAAAAGAGTTTCTTGAGCAGAATAAACTGCTTGAAGAGCAGCGCATCTCGCAGCGTACTCTGTACGATATTGAGATGATGAATGAACTTGGGTATTGCTCTGGTATAGAAAACTACTCAAGGTACCTCTCGGGGCGCAGCGAGGGCCAAGCACCTCCTACTTTGTTTGATTATCTGCCTAAAGATGCTTTATTAATTATCGATGAAAGCCATGTCACCGTGCCGCAAATTGGTGCCATGTATAAAGGAGACCGTTCTC is a window from the Psychromonas ingrahamii 37 genome containing:
- a CDS encoding peptidylprolyl isomerase, producing the protein MKHLISIFLLFLSFSVFSDENPTVLMETSQGPIIIELYPTLAPKTVDNFLKYVQTDGFKQTTFHRIINNFMIQGGGFEVSGKKAVTFAAIENESRNGLSNKRGTIAMARTNNPHSATRQFFINHNDNHFLDAQDERWGYSVFGKVIKGMEVVDKIAMVKTGAGDKPIQTVIINRISAGKK
- a CDS encoding YajG family lipoprotein is translated as MIHTWSKKIRFFTLVSAAFFLFSCSNVPNTIQIQPKISTEKNIPAINSNITWSLSSQDRRIAHYLIEISAGDGLATLVNESNSSRLIIQQTLNEQWVAQGLNLSPNNDYKIDVQLIKLLAKVKQSTYKHKINSEVVIKIQLKSNNKTFSKTFNSHTVSEAPLNADGVKISAQLNKQLSLLLTEIVIDPELNTKLQKF
- the uvrB gene encoding excinuclease ABC subunit UvrB, whose protein sequence is MDKRFQLVSQFSPAGDQPQAIEQLINGLKSGLAFQTLLGVTGSGKTFTLANAIAKLNRPTLILAPNKTLAAQLYGEMKEFFPNNAVEYFVSYYDYYQPEAYVPSSDSFIEKDAAINAHIEQMRLSATKALLERKDVVLVASVSAIYGLGDPTAYLQMMLHLTVGEIISSREILQRLVDLQYNRNETELSRGTFRVRGEVIDIFPADSEKEALRIELFDDEVEQISVFDPLTGQGIDKLARVTVYPKTHYVTPREQILKAVDAIKVELNERKKEFLEQNKLLEEQRISQRTLYDIEMMNELGYCSGIENYSRYLSGRSEGQAPPTLFDYLPKDALLIIDESHVTVPQIGAMYKGDRSRKENLVNYGFRLPSALDNRPLKFAEFEKIAPQTIYVSATPSDYEINKSQGEIIRQVIRPTGLLDPVIEVRPVTTQVDDLLSEINIRLPLKERVLVTTLTKRMAEDLTDYLHEHGIKARYLHSDVNTVERVEIIRDLRLGIFDVLIGINLLREGLDIPEVSLVAILDADKEGFLRSERSLIQTMGRAARNLNGKAILYAARITGSMQKAIKVTEDRRELQNKFNIENGIIPQGLSKQVNDVMQLGQKNLKKGNLKQGKVAEYKANYQIHSEQDILKQIALSEKQMFACAKNLEFEKAALFRDEVTKLHEQLVSIG